Below is a genomic region from bacterium.
TCTAGTGCTAGTTCAAGTGACCGAGGTGCATAAAGAAAAACCGCCTCTTGCGAAGCGGTTTAAGGTTGCGCCCTATCTTTATCCTGCCCAGCGCGGCAGTTCGATTTTTGGTTCTGTTGCCAAGCGGGTTTTCATCCCGCTCCGTTAATCTCCAAGAGCTCGCTCTCTAGTTCCCTAGCTATATGTGGCCAAGCCTCTTCCACGACTCCCGTTAATAGTCCGACGCGTTCTAAGTCGCGCACCATCGTTTCAACAGGGATACTGAAGAAAAGACGACCTGATTTAGCGTAGTAACAAGGATGCGCTTCTGGGTCATGGCGATCTAGGATGTTCCATCCCTTAGTGGGACGATAACAATCTAAGATTTCCACCGTGCATTGTGGGAAGAGTTCCCCTAGCCATGCACGAAGACTCTCGCATCCCAATTCGGGATTACCGCGGAAGGGCTCATGATCTCCAAAGTGGGAAGTCCAGAGAGAAACGACCTTAGGCTCGCCGATCTTGTCGGCAACCATGCGAGCCACCTTTTGAAAGATAGCTTTCGTTTCTTCCAACCCGATATCATGGGTCGACTTTTCTCCAAAGAGAGAGGCCGAAATCCCCCGAGCGATCAGCTGATCCAACCCACCGAAACGGAACTGTTTGGCGGATAGAAACAGATCGCTCTTGCAGGTAAGGTCGGGGAGCCAATAGGAAGCCTCCTTTGCCTCCGTTTCCATATTGTCGCGGTCACGGAAGATACCTTGAAATCCACGAGGATAGGATTTCTCCCTCACCTCGTACCCAGCTATCTTCAATGTCTCCAGGATGCGTGGGACATACGCCTCGAATACATCGTTCGAGCGGTAAGTAACAAGTACGGTCTTAGTCATATGGTTGCCCTCCTGAGGCATGCGCCGAAGCGCGATAAAGCGAACTTGATTTCTGAGATTAGTGTAGCGCAGTATTGTATAAAGTCAAGTAGTCTTGACGACCAAATATATGACCTATATGCTATGTAAATAAAGGCTATTTAATACCTATGTCAATAATTCTTGACCAAACGGATAGCAAGGAGTTGATTGAAGGGCTTGAGACGCTGGGCCTGAACGCTAAGGAGGCACAGGTCTATCTGGCCCTTTTGCCCCGTCGGGACGTCGGTTCCTCGAAGATTGTCCTTGCGACAGGCCTTCATAAGCAGTTCGTATACAATGCAATCGAAAAACTGGAGCAATTAGGCCTCATAAAGCATGTCATACAGAACGGCCGGAAGAAGTTCAGTGCCAATCCGCCGAGTCGTCTCCTCTCTATCGTGGAAGAGAAGCGCCTTGCCGCTCAAAACATGGCGAAGCGCCTCCAGGAACGCTTTATCGGCGCGCATGAGCAGGATTTCGAAGTGTTCCAAGGAGATTCGGCCGTACTTGCCCACCATTACGATATGTTCGAACGCATCGAACAGGACCAGGAAGCGCTCGTGATATCGGGACCCACCGAGACATTCCTTAAGATTATCGGCCCGGACGAGAAGGATGTATTCGAGGAAACGCGCGTAGCGAAAGGCCTTCGCATCCGCTATCTGGGTATGGAATCGATGCGCGAACGGCTCATCGAGACGAAAAAATGGCGCAAGCTCTTCGATTACCGCATCCTGCCGGGCGGACAATCGACCGGCCAGCTCGATATCGATATCTGGCCGAACAACGTCACGTACAACCTTTTCGGTGATCCTCTGCTCTCCATCACGATTACGAACAAAGCGATGACCGATGGATACCGGGAGTTCTTCGAGTCGCTGTGGAAGCTCTCGAAACCATAAAAGAAGTGCTAGACCGAGATGCCTCAGCTTTGGTCTGAGGAATTCGCCAAGGAACCTTTGAAATGCCTCACTCGGTGCAGTTCACGACTGGGGTGGGGCACAGTTAGAGATTTCGAGTCCGCAGATCTCGAAGAAGTCCTGAAAATCCAAGCCAGGATAGAGATTTAATACCCCAATTCCCCGCGGCTCTGCCGCGGGGTACCGCTAAGGAGGGTTCGGGAACCGTTGGTTCCCGAGATACAATACGCGCATGGCCGTCGTCCGTTCGAACCACTGCGCCTTCGACACCCACTACCACATCGTCTTTCCGGTCAAATACCGCAAAGCACTCCTGACACCTGTCGTCACCAAGGCAATTCGGGATATCGCTGGCGATATAGCCGAACGGTACGACATCGTCTTCGAGCAGCTCGGTACCGACCAGAACCATATCCATATACTGTGCTCCTTCCATCCCAAATACAGCGGGGGAGATGTCGTACGGATGTTCAAGTCCATCACCGCAAAACAGCTGTTTGAGCGATTTCCCGAATTGAAGAAGGACCTCTGGGGCGGAGAGTTCTGGGCAGACGGCTACTATATCGCCACCGTCTCCACACACGGCGACTGGACCACGGTCGAACGCTATGTCGCTAACCAAGGAAAGACGAGCGGACAACCAACCCAACTCACGATTCTCTGACGGCCATGCACGACTCAATACCCCGGGGCTCTGCCCCGGGGTTGTTTATTAGCGATTTCCGCATAGGTTAGCAGCTTTTCAAACGCAAAACAGCCAGCGTACGCTGGCTGTTTTGCTCGTCTCGCTCCAGATTAGAGTGGAACGTCGGCCGAAGGCGAGATTGCCGTACCGGTCGCGGCAATGTTCACCACGCCGCTGTGGAGAGCGAGCCCGGTGGCGGCTACCAGCGCTTCCGAGGCGTTCGCCGCGACGACCGTCTTCACGTCGCCGTTCACGTTTATGTATTGATACGTGCCTGACGGGTAGTTGGCATCCGTCGTCGTTCCGCCGGGGAGCGACGCGCTATCGCCTGCGTTCAAGAAGCCCATATCAAGCACCACACCACTATGCGGAGCGATATTGATCGCCTGCGCGAGCGCCTGCTCGGCGTTTGCCGCGTTGGTGTCCTGTATTTCCCCGCTCGTGTTCACGTAGTGGTATGTGGCTGCAAGCGAAGCGGTGGGGAGCGCAAGCAGCATTACGGCAAGAAGGAGTATTTTCGTCATAGATTCATTCTTTCATCATGCCTTATTTGGTAATATCCCGGCGTCAGTATCCCATTTTCCTCATGAAGGGGGCGTGAGGGTCTTTGCTCACTTTATATATAAGTAAGAAGCGTACAATAGAGATATGGAACCCCTCGCCGCCCGCATACGCCCGAAAAACCTTGATGATGTGAGAGGGCAAGAGCACTTGGTAGGTCCTGGAAAGCCGCTCCGGGTCGCCATTGAGAAAAAGCATCTCTTCTCTTTCATCCTCTGGGGCCCGCCCGGGACAGGAAAGACCACTATCGCCCGCATTTACGCCCGCGCGCTCGACGCCGAGCTCTTTGAGCTCTCGGCAGTCTCGGCGGGAAAGGAGGATATACGGAAGATAGTGGGGAATGGGAAGAAAACGCTCGGTTTTGATAAACCGAAAGTTCTCTTTCTCGACGAGATACACCGTTTCAACAAGTCGCAGCAGGATTTCCTCCTCCCGTATGTCGAAAGCGGTGAGCTCACCTTGATCGGCGCGACGACGGAGAACCCGAGCTTTGAAGTGATCCCGGCACTCCTCTCAAGGGCCCGCGTGTTCGTTCTCGAACCACTTTCGGAGGGGTCTCTCAAAGCAATTGTGAAAAGCACCAAGATTAAGGTGCCAAAGGATGCGTTTGATTGGCTTTTAGGCTACGCAAACGGCGACGCGCGCCGGGTGCTCGGGATGCTTGAGGGAGCCGAAAAGCTGTACGGTAATATCACGGTCGAGAATCTCAATAAAGCGCTCGAGTCTCCGCACCTGCGCTACGACAAGAAGGGCGAAGAGCACTACGACACCATCTCCGCGTTCATAAAATCCATGCGCGCTTCGCAGCCTGATGCTGCACTCTACTATCTCGCGCGCATGGTCGAAGCCGGGGAAGACCCGCTCTTTATCGCAAGGAGGATGGTAGTCTTCGCGTCGGAAGACGTAGGGCTTGCCG
It encodes:
- a CDS encoding helix-turn-helix domain-containing protein, whose amino-acid sequence is MSIILDQTDSKELIEGLETLGLNAKEAQVYLALLPRRDVGSSKIVLATGLHKQFVYNAIEKLEQLGLIKHVIQNGRKKFSANPPSRLLSIVEEKRLAAQNMAKRLQERFIGAHEQDFEVFQGDSAVLAHHYDMFERIEQDQEALVISGPTETFLKIIGPDEKDVFEETRVAKGLRIRYLGMESMRERLIETKKWRKLFDYRILPGGQSTGQLDIDIWPNNVTYNLFGDPLLSITITNKAMTDGYREFFESLWKLSKP
- the tnpA gene encoding IS200/IS605 family transposase, with translation MAVVRSNHCAFDTHYHIVFPVKYRKALLTPVVTKAIRDIAGDIAERYDIVFEQLGTDQNHIHILCSFHPKYSGGDVVRMFKSITAKQLFERFPELKKDLWGGEFWADGYYIATVSTHGDWTTVERYVANQGKTSGQPTQLTIL
- a CDS encoding replication-associated recombination protein A, with translation MEPLAARIRPKNLDDVRGQEHLVGPGKPLRVAIEKKHLFSFILWGPPGTGKTTIARIYARALDAELFELSAVSAGKEDIRKIVGNGKKTLGFDKPKVLFLDEIHRFNKSQQDFLLPYVESGELTLIGATTENPSFEVIPALLSRARVFVLEPLSEGSLKAIVKSTKIKVPKDAFDWLLGYANGDARRVLGMLEGAEKLYGNITVENLNKALESPHLRYDKKGEEHYDTISAFIKSMRASQPDAALYYLARMVEAGEDPLFIARRMVVFASEDVGLAVPTALVVANAVFRACETIGYPECAINLAHGVAYLAECKKSRKSYDAYFEAVADVQKLGNLPVPMKIRNAPTKLMKNLGYHKGYKLYDEESYLPEKLKKRKYLN